One part of the Cottoperca gobio chromosome 14, fCotGob3.1, whole genome shotgun sequence genome encodes these proteins:
- the grk6 gene encoding G protein-coupled receptor kinase 6, translated as MELENIVANTVLLKAREGGGGNRKGKSKKWKQLLQFPHISLCEELRQSTEKDYSSLCERQPIGRFLFRQFCETRPELRRCVKFLDAVAEYEVTPDEKRKDCGQDVVDKYFNPKSEDHVPEVEEPMMAQCTERLQQEACKELFKDCAKLIHDYLSVAPFADYLDSMYYNRFLQWKWLERQPVTKNTFRQYRVLGKGGFGEVCACQVRATGKMYACKKLEKKRIKKRKGESMALNEKQILEKVNSRFVVSLAYAYETKDALCLVLTLMNGGDLKFHIYHMGDAGFDEKRAVFYSAEICCGLEDLHRERIVYRDLKPENILLDDHGHIRISDLGLAVHVPEGQSIKGRVGTVGYMSPEVVKNERYTFSPDWWALGCLLYEMIEGQSPFQQRKKKIKREEVERLVKEVAEEYSSKFSEDAKSLCRMFLAKDPAERLGCEGGGASEVKAHPIFRSINFKRLEAGMLQAPFIPDPQAIYCKDVLDIEQFSTVKGVELEPKDESFYSKVSTGCVSIPWQDEMIETECFKELNVFLQDGTVPPDLDWRGQPSPPPKQGLLQRLLGRQECCGNCSDSDEEPTRL; from the exons GAGGCGGCGGGAACAGGAAaggaaaaagcaagaaatggaagcagctgctgcagtttcCCCACATAAGTTTGTGTGAAGAGCTGCGACAATCCACAG aAAAGGACTACAGCAGCCTCTGTGAGCGGCAGCCCATCGGACGGTTCTTGTTCAGGCAGTTCTGTGAGACTCGTCCCGAACTGAGGCGCTGCGTCAAGTTCCTGGACGCTGTg GCGGAGTACGAGGTGACTCCAGATGAGAAGAGGAAGGACTGCGGGCAGGATGTCGTCGACAAATACTTCAACCCAAAG TCGGAGGACCATGTGCCCGAGGTGGAGGAGCCCATGATGGCTCAGTGCACCGAGAGGCTGCAGCAAGAGGCCTGCAAAGAGCTCTTCAAGGACTGTGCCAA ATTGATCCACGACTACCTGAGCGTGGCGCCCTTCGCAGACTACCTCGACAGCATGTACTACAACAGGTTCCTCCAGTGGAAATGGCTGGAGAG GCAGCCGGTGACGAAAAATACATTCCGACAGTACAGAGTTTTAGGGAAAGGAGGCTTTGGAGAG gtgtgtgcgtgtcaggTACGGGCCACAGGGAAGATGTACGCATGTAAGAAactggagaagaagagaataaagaagaggaaaggagagtcCATGGCGCTCAATGAGAAACAGATCCTGGAGAAAGTCAACAGCAGATTTGTT GTGAGTTTAGCGTACGCCTATGAGACGAAGGACGCTCTCTGCCTTGTGTTGACCCTCATGAACGGAGGAGACCTGAAGTTTCACATCTATCACATGGGCGACGCGGGTTTCGACGAGAAGAGGGCCGTCTTCTACTCCGCAGAGATCTGCTGCGGGCTGGAGGACCTGCACCGAGAACGCATCGTCTACAG AGACCTAAAGCCGGAGAACATCCTGCTGGACGACCACG gcCACATCAGGATCTCAGACCTGGGTTTAGCGGTTCATGTACCAGAGGGACAGTCCATCAAGGGACGGGTGGGAACTGTAGGATACATGT ctCCGGAGGTGGTGAAAAACGAGCGCTACACATTCAGCCCCGACTGGTGGGCGTTAGGCTGCCTGCTGTACGAGATGATCGAGGGCCAATCTCCCTTccagcagaggaagaagaagatcaAGAGGGAGGAAGTGGAGCGGCTGGTGAAGGAGGTGGCGGAGGAATATTCCAGCAAGTTCTCCGAGGACGCTAAGTCCCTCTGCAGAATG TTTCTGGCCAAAGATCCCGCAGAGAGGCTGGGCTGCGAGGGAGGCGGAGCCTCTGAAGTCAAAGCCCACCCCATCTTCCGCTCCATCAACTTCAAACGCCTTGAGGCCGGCATGCTGCAGGCGCCCTTCATTCCTGAT CCGCAGGCCATCTACTGTAAAGACGTGCTGGACATCGAGCAGTTCTCCACAGTGAAAGGAGTGGAGCTGGAGCCCAAAGACGAGTCTTTCTACAGTAAAGTGTCCACCGGCTGCGTCTCCATTCCCTGGCAGGATGAG ATGATCGAGACGGAGTGTTTCAAAGAGCTGAATGTTTTCCTCCAGGACGGGACGGTTCCTCCTGACCTGGACTGGAGAGGACAGCCATCTCCTCCACCCAAACAGGGACTCCTGCAGCGGCTGCTTGGCCGACAG GAGTGCTGTGGTAACTGCAGTGACAGTGACGAGGAGCCCACCAggctgtga